The following is a genomic window from Gadus morhua chromosome 23, gadMor3.0, whole genome shotgun sequence.
CCCCCAGCCACTCAGCGGCTCCCCCAGTTCAGCGCCCCACCTACTTCAGCCCCGCACCCCCAGCACCGCTCCCCCTCTCACTTCATGGGGAAggaggaagcaggaggaggCCATGTGGGAGGAGTTCCCTGGTTGAAGGCCATTGAAAGGACACGCTtcctgagggggagagatgccTATGGAAGGGGagactcttcctcctctgccccaGCCGCTACCCTGGAGAGATGAACTCAACCGCCACATGGAGGCCGAGAGAACATACCGAGGGGTATGGATGACAGCTCGTCATCTCTTCCCCCCCCAAAAGGTACCCTGACTGCAAGCCCCCCCCCTCGTCAAGGTTGGGCCAGACAGAGAATAATGAGCCTTGGTAGACGCGTCAGCTGAGCGCATTGGAAGACTATGTCCTGGGCGGAAGGAGGCTGGGCAGCCCGCTGCAATCCTCCATGCCAGTGCTCAATGTTCTTTAGGGAATCATTCATTGTTACACGATATGTCACGGGAAGTCAAGGTCAGGACATGGAATTCTAGATATGGAGTAGACAGGAGATAGGAGGTATAGAGACAGGAGTGGTAAAAGTGTATAAGCAGCATATCACTTTCATTGAATTAATCGTTTTCATTGAATGAATATGAATGATGGTAGGCTATAGTCCTTAGAAGAGGACATGGCggagactggagagaggggcgggTTGTCCACGTCTGGAGGGACAGTTGATTGGCAGACCAGGACTTGGTGATGTTAAATTATCCAATAAGGTCACACAGATAGACAATGTTTGGGTAAAGGTGGACATAGAATTTAATAAGCATGTTGTGGGGCTATATGTGGGAAAAGGGTACTCATACTACTTAATATTATTAACAGGAACAAatccaatttaaaaaaaaattgagaaaAGTTTTGAAgcactgttttttctttttcaatgaaGATAACTATACTTGCTGGAAACTACTGATATTTTATGGAATATCTAGATATTTGTACGGTGTCCAGCGACTCCTGTGTTCTTATGGTCCATTGTTTATCTAatcgtgttaaaaggctaattgatgattagaaaacccttgtgcaattatgttagcacagCTGAAAACTGTTAAATAAAAGTTAATcgaaaattgaatttgaaaaaaactgtctaagtgaccccaaacttttgaacggtggtgtacacacacacgcatacacacaggctGGCTGTCCCCCAACCCCTACTACGCTGTGGACGGAGCGGGGGGCCGACCTGGGCTTGTCTTCTGGCAGCTCCACGGCCACGGCGCTGATGAGCTGCGTCCTCAGCGGGCCGTCCATGGAGCCCGTCTGGAAGCCGTCCAGGCAGAAGCCGCCCACTGGTCGCTTGGCCGTCTCCCTGGCCGACCGGAGCCTCTCCTCCAGGctgtcccctccctccaccacccccagcacctCCGCCCCCTGCAGctcctgggacacacacacacacacacacacacacacacacacacacacacacacacacacacacacacacacacacacacacacacacacacacacacacacacacacacacacacacgacagagaGGGGTTgggcagggagacagagtgaAGGGGGACGTTTCCAAAGAATATGACGGGTACAGAACAAAAGTTGTTGGGGTTATCTTCCCCATCATCTTGAAAACCAAGTTGGGCTCCAAAATTCATCTCACATGATAACAAAGACTTTCCAACCATCCCTTCAGTCAGTCAACAACTTAACAAAATAACACTAAACACCAAACACCTTAACGATAAGTAGTGTGATGACGACTGCAGTGTGATGATGACTGCAGTGTGGGTGTGTCAACATACCGCCGTCTGTTGGTGGATGAGCAGACATTCGTCGAGATGGGCCAGAGTCCGGTCCACTGATTTGCGGAGCCTCTTCCTGGAGGTGGCGTCCCCCTGCCAGGTCTCCCCATCGGCCATGCTCTGGTACAGGTCTGGCCTCAGCGCCTTCTGCAGGGCCATGAACCGGCCCACCGTCAGCTCTATCCGCCCCCCGCTGCCCCACACCGACACCGTCTGGACCACAGGGAGCAGGATCAGCCTGCTGGAGAGGCTGCTAGCAACATACTCATGGACCCGGACCTCCCACTAGAGAGGCTGCTAGCAACATACTCATGGACCCGGACCTCCCCCTAGAGAGGCTGCTAGCAACATACTCATGGACCCGGACCTCCCCCTAGAGAGGCTGCTAGCAACATACTCATGGACCCGGACCTCCCCCTAGAGAGGCTGCTAGCAACATACTCATGGACCCGGACCTCCCCCTAGAGAGGCTGCTAGCAACATACTCATGGACCCGAACCTCCCACTAGAGAGGCTGCTAGCAACGTACTCATGGACCCTGAGCAACATATTCCCGGGGGACAGTTAAACTCTGCCAATATGCAGAATGACTTGGATAAAAATGAACCATAGCGTTATTCTTGATGAGCCACCCTGACCTTGTTGGTGACGTGGCCCGCAGGTCTCGGGGTCAAGGGGTCATGGAGGGAGCAGTACAGCACTGTGTCATGAAGACCTGCACCCAAAGAACAACACAACAGAATACCAGTTGCAACAATTGGAAGTGTTTCAACAGAAAGGTTGGGGGAGACAGTAttttgtaggcctacagtgagGTCGGCCATAGGTCGAGGTTAGTGCGAACAGGAACAATGGTGATGACATTATTTTGCAGGCCTACAGTGAGGTCAGAAATAGGTTGTCACCTTGCCAACGATTGGTTCGCTATGATACAATGCAAATTCTTAATTGATTCTTGttgacaaaataaatgtttcattGCTTTGAAAATTTAATTTCCTAGTTTCCTTTACACAAGCTTCCGTGTAAATTGCATGAGCAGCGCGATACAAGCAATTTTATAGGTGGGGGTATGAACAAATGTGCATTAGGCAGAAGATCAATAGTTGAGATGAAAACCACCACAACAAGGGAAAATACCGCGGGCCATGTAAACCAATCAGAAACCTTACTCCGCCCCCGTTGGGACACACAATGTAATTGTGTGTCCCAAGGACATATAATTACAAATTCTCTATTTACATCTTCTCTATTGTAGTAAGGGAAATAATATGTGCGCTAGTTCGGCGGTCAGGGTTACTTAGCTATTATTATAGATACTACCAACATGCAAGCTGGATGCATGATGATGTGCATCCTTTTTTCACACACTTTCATCACTTTATACAATGCTGCAAAGATGAAATAATTGAAGGCACATGAAATGAAGCCTGCATTTACCATACCTGCAAACTTCTTGAATCCATCCTTATATTcctccaacacttcctggtGCTCCGCTCTTAAAGTTAAAAGCCAACATAAATATAAGTGGGGAAGACAAGGCTTGTCATATAAAGGAGATATGGACGTGTGTAGAATAGGTTATCTGGAGGGATTTTAACTCACACTGTGGATAGGGTGAGCTGTGTGACGGAGGGCAGAGGGCTCAGTGTGTGCAGGGTGTCCTGGGTCAGGTGGGGTACAGTACCACAGCGGGTGTACAGTAAGCAGCCGGGCACCTCCAGTGAGCTGGTGGACGCCCTGCCGATCTCCCTCAGGACACCGAGGCGGTATCCTCCCTGAACCACACGACTCAGCTCCAGTTTCATCTTTCATACAGCAATACGCTCTGATACCTACAACTGCAAAAAGATACGTCTTATAACTTGTTCATAACTGAGCAAGCCTCCCGATATGCGATAGGGACGTTAGCGACTTAGCTAACAAGCTCACGTGTTCTTCACTCATCGATACTGTGATCTTGAAACAAAGAAATGTGTGCAAGACAGTGGCCGTGGTTTAACTTGACACTGAAGGTTTTCATCGGGAGCAGTTTTAATAACAGCTTACCGTATTTTAACAAAAGCACTCCCTACTAGCCTGCCTACCATACACAGAGAACTACAACACGGACCTGGAACAAGACTACACGTCGCGGTAATGACGTCATTGTTTGGGTTACCCTTCGTAGTCTACAGATCCAAAGGtcgaaatgtttttttaaagacatttaatcaggggaaaaaaatgtttgtcattttgtgtgtttaattattttgattAGTAATAACAACGTTCAGCAGTTTAGGCAGCAGAGCGAGGCGAACAAATGTAACCATGGTAACGATAAAAAGAGCCAACAAACCTGCTCCTGCCGTTAGGTTATACAGGGACCTGTAGTTTCTCTGTCCTTCGTTGGTATAACTTTGAACACGGAAGAATTATAATGAACTACACTACCCGCCATTCACACAGTTACACTCTGGACTCGTGTCCAGAGTATATATTGTATCACAGGTTGTAGGAGGTTGAACAAAGTAGAACTGATGTATTAAATCGTGATGATAGAAAGAAGAtagttaggattagggttacaTACAGTGAGGTTGATGAAAAATAATGGCATTTCAAGGAAACAATCATCTTTTAAACTGGAGAAGACGCAGCAAACGAAAAACACCTGGCCAGAAGGTACGTTTTGAATAAATATGAACTTACAAACATTAACTGTTAACgttaaagaataaaaaaaggcTGTTATACTTGCTGTTGTTATGAAAGAAACTAATTAAATATATCAAAAATACTTATGAACAGTTTTGCCACTAACCTTGACTATTGCTTCTCAATATATTTACTATGAAACAGTTGGCAGTATCCAATTTTCTATGCATGAAATAAATCTTTCGTAATTTTCTGAATTTTCGTTATTAACGTTACATCCCTGCTGAATGAGGAATCACAATGAAGTGACCTGAATAAAGAATAAGCTCAAAGTGTAGGCCCCAGGTACTTTTAGGCCCCTTAACTTGGCATGAGTCTGCCTATCTTAGATGTTAAACCCTTTATTAAATTTAAactatgttattattatttttctttatatGTGGATATTTTAAGGGCTTTTTGTGCCTATGTGGACCGTgcagtgaagagagacaggaaaggAAGGGAAGGACATGCAGCATAGGACCAAGGCAGGAATCAAACCTGGGACCATACTGGACATATCGCCCACACAGTGAGCACACTTATATGTTAAGCCACCCTACTAATTTATTTAACCCTCTCATAGATGCAGCTGAAGATGGACGAtattgatgaatggatgaaggTGAGAGCTCCCCTTCAAGTTCACATGAGAAACACCTTTGTGTTTGAGTGGCTGTCCTGGTTTTATTGTTAGAGAATATATTTCCCGATGCTTTCCGGTGATATCTGTGATTCTGTCCACCTCCTCAGCGAGTGGAAATGGCCTCTGAGTTTGCGGTGTCAGAGGTGTTGACCTCTGGAACTAACAGCCGAGCGATGGCTCTGCAAAGCGCAGAGCAGTTACAAGATCACGACGACGCTTACAGCGAAGGTAGGTTCATGGGAAGAATCTAAATCACAATGTTGTAAAATATATGGGGCAcgtggaggtcaaaggtcagatcAGGCCCCTCCTTTGTTGAGTGTTGATGTTCTCCCGTCGTCTCCTGGGGTAACGGTGTTCTTTGTATATTAAGGTACTTGGTGTGCTAGAGTTCTTTGTATATTAATGTACTTGGTGTACTAGAGTTCAGTGTATATAAAGGTACTTGGCGTGCTAGAGTTCTTTGTACATTAAGGTACTTGGCATGCTAGAGGTCTTTGTACATTAGGGTCCTTGGTGTGCTAGAGTTCTTTGTATATTAAGGTACTTGGCGTGCCCCGGTACATGCCATCATGCTAGGTTAACCCAGCAGCACATAGGCTATCAGGCTGCTACGTGTCGTGTGTTGTGTATCCATCTGAATGCATCTTGCAGCTCAGGCCCTTCTCAGTGATTGGATGAGCAGTAAGTTACGGCTTGAGCTTGAAATGGACGAGGAAGACGACCCGGCCGCGCCCGCTGTTCCCACAGCGGTGCTGCCTGCGTTTATGGACTACAGCAGCTTTGATGGTACGCATTAACCCAACGTTCCAACACAGGCACTATTCTGTTAATCTCACCCAGAGTGGGATCAAGGCCCGAGAGTATGCTGGACCTAAACGTTTCCTGACCACTACTCTGAAGTGTAGTAAGTTTACCATTCCACAGTAC
Proteins encoded in this region:
- the qtrt2 gene encoding queuine tRNA-ribosyltransferase accessory subunit 2 isoform X1, coding for MKLELSRVVQGGYRLGVLREIGRASTSSLEVPGCLLYTRCGTVPHLTQDTLHTLSPLPSVTQLTLSTVAEHQEVLEEYKDGFKKFAGLHDTVLYCSLHDPLTPRPAGHVTNKTVSVWGSGGRIELTVGRFMALQKALRPDLYQSMADGETWQGDATSRKRLRKSVDRTLAHLDECLLIHQQTAELQGAEVLGVVEGGDSLEERLRSARETAKRPVGGFCLDGFQTGSMDGPLRTQLISAVAVELPEDKPRLLQGVGRPDEVVACVEAGVDLFESFFPFQVTERGCALTFDLDLSLDPERAGITPSTPVLELELGEELDETWQPERGRDAELEDGAETMTPFEMDLKDTKYRGDFRPLVEGCGCYCCTNHQRAYLHHLLVTNELLAGVLLMLHNTAQYTAFFRALRAALANDQLELFKTRVLRIKRVV
- the qtrt2 gene encoding queuine tRNA-ribosyltransferase accessory subunit 2 isoform X2; its protein translation is MKLELSRVVQGGYRLGVLREIGRASTSSLEVPGCLLYTRCGTVPHLTQDTLHTLSPLPSVTQLTLSTVAEHQEVLEEYKDGFKKFAGLHDTVLYCSLHDPLTPRPAGHVTNKTVSVWGSGGRIELTVGRFMALQKALRPDLYQSMADGETWQGDATSRKRLRKSVDRTLAHLDECLLIHQQTAELQGAEVLGVVEGGDSLEERLRSARETAKRPVGGFCLDGFQTGSMDGPLRTQLISAVAVELPEDKPRLLQGVGRPDEVVACVEAGVDLFESFFPFQVTERGCALTFDLDLSLDPERAVLELELGEELDETWQPERGRDAELEDGAETMTPFEMDLKDTKYRGDFRPLVEGCGCYCCTNHQRAYLHHLLVTNELLAGVLLMLHNTAQYTAFFRALRAALANDQLELFKTRVLRIKRVV